A stretch of Streptomyces vietnamensis DNA encodes these proteins:
- a CDS encoding formylglycine-generating enzyme family protein, giving the protein MVELPGGTFRMGDAFGEGYPTDREGPVREVTVAPFAIDATAVTNARYAAFVEATGHRTDAERFGSSFVFHLLLHPDAERHVLGRVPQAPWWLGVAGAAWHSPEGPGSDLEGRADHPVVHISYDDALAYCAWAGVRLPTEAEWEYAARGGLDSARYPWGDEFTPDGRERCNTWIGTFPHRSERPGGRIGTVPVTAYEPNGYGLHNTSGNVWEWCADAFGPAERVIRGGSYLCHASYCNRYRVAARSHNTPDSSTGHGGFRCARSPLPEGPAPA; this is encoded by the coding sequence ATGGTGGAGCTGCCGGGCGGCACGTTCCGCATGGGCGACGCCTTCGGCGAGGGCTATCCCACCGACCGCGAGGGACCCGTACGGGAGGTCACCGTCGCCCCCTTCGCGATCGACGCGACCGCCGTCACCAACGCCCGGTACGCCGCGTTCGTCGAGGCCACCGGGCACCGCACCGACGCCGAACGCTTCGGCTCCTCCTTCGTCTTCCACCTCCTGCTCCACCCCGACGCCGAACGCCACGTCCTCGGCCGGGTCCCGCAGGCCCCCTGGTGGCTCGGCGTCGCAGGGGCCGCCTGGCACAGCCCGGAGGGTCCCGGCTCCGACCTCGAAGGCCGCGCCGACCACCCCGTCGTCCACATCTCGTACGACGACGCCCTCGCGTACTGCGCCTGGGCCGGCGTCCGGCTGCCCACCGAGGCCGAATGGGAGTACGCGGCCCGCGGCGGCCTCGACTCCGCCCGCTACCCCTGGGGCGACGAGTTCACCCCGGACGGCCGCGAGAGGTGCAACACCTGGATCGGCACCTTCCCGCACCGCTCCGAGAGGCCCGGCGGACGCATCGGCACCGTCCCCGTCACGGCGTACGAACCCAACGGGTACGGCCTCCACAACACCTCCGGCAACGTCTGGGAGTGGTGCGCCGACGCCTTCGGCCCCGCCGAGCGCGTGATCCGCGGCGGCTCCTACCTCTGCCACGCCTCCTACTGCAACCGCTACCGGGTCGCCGCCCGCTCCCACAACACCCCCGACTCCTCGACCGGCCACGGCGGCTTCCGCTGCGCCCGCTCGCCCCTCCCGGAAGGACCCGCCCCCGCATGA
- a CDS encoding arylsulfatase, producing the protein MSTAPRRDPYEGFAGRVGRTFAESEPAWPTRTTPPAKAPNIVVVLVDDMGYSDIGPFGSEIPTPVLDGLADAGVRLGNYHTMPLCSPARAALLTGLNPHRVGYGMVANFDPGFPGYGMEVADDIPTLAELLHDAGYATYAVGKWHLVRDSASNAADHRGNWPLQKGFDQYYGVLEGLTSLFHPHQLVRDNSPLDIDEFPDDYYYTDDITDQAISMVKSLRAHDPDKPFFLYLAHNAVHGPLQAKAEDIARHRGRYDEGWDALRERRFAAQIAAGLFPPGTELPERNSEAGLDVPAWDSLTEDQKRLYARYMEVYAALVDNIDQNLGRLTDTLAALGELDNTIIVFTSDNGGTGEGGREGTRSYFSRFVHQPVPGDWNPDVDRDPELIGGPRSLVHYPRGWGMASNTPFRLYKGDTYAGGVRVPFVLSWPEGVRDGRLATGHRPQYQYVTDIAPTLLELAGLARPETRRGVPLQEPDGTSFTAVLADPSHDSTHPEQYCEMSGNRSHYRDGHKLVTLHRPGAPYDDSEWALYDIRTDPTEIHDLAAEHPELVKELSAAWEEAAWRNGVFPLPDHSGALARRNPAEERLARPLTLLPGTPELERYRSSRLVSLRSFEIAVAVDETGDGVLVSHGDQGGGYSLYVENGRLTFAYNEYGDLHETDAGPLAPGPHEILLAATAEKGLRWRFTVTVDGGHRAAPDSVHQLIGMAPFQGISVGVDRKSPVSWPLYERHRSFRYTGRLRSVTYRPGAPGPDAPETVAAALKEAAAAFE; encoded by the coding sequence ATGAGCACCGCCCCCCGACGCGACCCCTACGAGGGCTTCGCCGGCCGTGTCGGCCGCACCTTCGCCGAGTCCGAGCCCGCTTGGCCGACCCGTACCACCCCGCCCGCCAAGGCCCCCAACATCGTGGTCGTCCTCGTCGACGACATGGGATACAGCGACATCGGCCCCTTCGGCTCCGAGATCCCCACCCCCGTTCTCGACGGCCTCGCCGACGCGGGCGTGCGGCTCGGCAACTACCACACCATGCCGCTCTGCTCCCCGGCCCGCGCCGCCCTGCTCACCGGCCTCAACCCGCACCGCGTCGGCTACGGCATGGTCGCCAACTTCGATCCCGGCTTCCCCGGCTACGGCATGGAGGTCGCCGACGACATCCCCACCCTCGCCGAGCTCCTCCACGACGCCGGCTACGCCACGTACGCCGTCGGCAAGTGGCACCTCGTCCGCGACTCCGCCTCCAACGCCGCCGACCACCGCGGCAACTGGCCGCTCCAGAAGGGCTTCGACCAGTACTACGGCGTCCTGGAGGGCCTCACCAGCCTCTTCCACCCGCACCAGCTCGTCCGGGACAACAGCCCCCTCGACATCGACGAGTTCCCCGACGACTACTACTACACCGACGACATCACCGACCAGGCGATCTCCATGGTGAAGTCGCTGCGCGCCCACGACCCCGACAAGCCCTTCTTCCTCTACCTCGCGCACAACGCCGTCCACGGCCCCCTCCAGGCCAAGGCCGAGGACATCGCCCGCCACCGCGGCCGCTACGACGAGGGCTGGGACGCCCTGCGCGAGCGGCGCTTCGCCGCCCAGATCGCCGCCGGACTCTTCCCGCCCGGCACCGAACTCCCCGAACGCAACAGCGAAGCCGGACTCGACGTCCCCGCCTGGGACTCCCTGACGGAAGACCAGAAGCGGCTCTACGCCCGCTACATGGAGGTGTACGCGGCCCTCGTCGACAACATCGACCAGAACCTCGGCCGGCTCACCGACACCCTCGCCGCACTCGGCGAACTTGACAACACCATCATCGTCTTCACCTCCGACAACGGCGGCACGGGGGAGGGCGGAAGAGAAGGCACCCGCTCCTACTTCAGCCGCTTCGTCCACCAGCCGGTGCCCGGCGACTGGAACCCGGACGTCGACCGCGACCCCGAGCTCATCGGCGGCCCCCGCAGCCTCGTCCACTACCCCCGCGGCTGGGGCATGGCCTCCAACACCCCCTTCCGCCTCTACAAGGGCGACACCTACGCGGGCGGCGTCCGCGTCCCCTTCGTCCTTTCCTGGCCGGAGGGCGTCAGGGACGGCAGGCTCGCCACCGGGCACCGGCCCCAGTACCAGTACGTCACCGACATCGCACCCACCCTCCTCGAACTCGCCGGCCTCGCCCGCCCCGAGACCCGCCGGGGGGTCCCGCTCCAGGAACCGGACGGCACCAGCTTCACCGCCGTCCTCGCCGACCCCTCCCACGACTCCACCCACCCCGAGCAGTACTGCGAGATGTCCGGCAACCGCAGCCACTACCGCGACGGCCACAAGCTCGTCACCCTGCACCGGCCCGGGGCGCCCTACGACGACTCCGAATGGGCCCTGTACGACATCCGCACCGACCCCACGGAGATCCACGACCTCGCCGCCGAGCACCCCGAACTGGTCAAGGAACTCTCGGCCGCCTGGGAGGAGGCCGCCTGGCGCAACGGCGTCTTCCCGCTCCCCGACCACAGCGGCGCCCTCGCCCGCCGCAACCCCGCCGAGGAGCGCCTCGCCCGCCCCCTCACCCTCCTCCCCGGCACCCCGGAACTGGAGCGCTACCGCTCCTCACGGCTTGTCTCCCTGCGCTCCTTCGAGATCGCCGTGGCCGTCGACGAGACCGGCGACGGCGTCCTCGTCTCCCACGGCGACCAGGGCGGCGGCTACAGCCTGTACGTCGAGAACGGCCGGCTGACCTTCGCGTACAACGAGTACGGTGACCTCCACGAGACCGACGCGGGCCCGCTCGCCCCCGGCCCCCACGAGATCCTCCTCGCGGCGACGGCCGAGAAGGGCCTGCGCTGGCGCTTCACCGTCACCGTCGACGGCGGACACCGGGCCGCGCCGGACAGCGTCCACCAGCTCATCGGCATGGCCCCCTTCCAGGGCATCAGCGTCGGCGTCGACCGCAAGTCCCCGGTCTCCTGGCCCCTCTACGAGCGCCACCGCTCCTTCCGCTACACCGGCCGCCTCCGCTCGGTCACCTACCGCCCGGGCGCCCCGGGCCCCGACGCCCCGGAGACGGTCGCCGCCGCACTGAAGGAGGCCGCAGCGGCCTTCGAGTGA
- a CDS encoding putative leader peptide codes for MHLISRRHVDLCRQASAVCAVRA; via the coding sequence ATGCACCTCATCTCCCGCAGGCACGTCGACCTCTGTCGACAGGCCAGTGCGGTCTGTGCCGTCCGCGCCTGA
- a CDS encoding ABC transporter ATP-binding protein, with translation MTTPPLLEVQGLDVEFTTPDGGTLYAVRDVSFTLRRGETLAVVGESGSGKSTTALALLRMLPGTGRITGGAVRLDGEDLATAGEDRLRAVRGARIGMVFQDPMTALNPVLTVGRHLDEVLRAHGGRDKRARKDRAVELLRLVGIPDPERRLDDHPHQFSGGQRQRVLIAMALAGEPDVLLADEPTTALDATVQDQILTLLGELTRTTGTALVLITHNMGVVARACERVLVMYGGTVVEDGPTAEVLTRPRHPYTAGLLAAVPRLSAPSGTRLTGIPGTPPDLSLPLAGCAFAARCALAEDRCHTAVPPLTAVSTLPAVPQPNASGDTVRVACLPAAEGAERDEPLFPPPPARIDRPAPGATVLAAESLSKTYGRRRRRFTALDDVSLTLAAGETLGIVGESGSGKSTLARVLAHAHPADGGRILLDGRDVTRPGRAELHAVRRRVQMVFQDPYASLNPRMTVGEIVAEPLRAFGIGAPGERADRVADLLRLVGLDPAAADRHPRSFSGGQRQRIGIARALAPEPAVLICDEPVSALDVSVQAQIVGLLTDLQRDLGLALVFIAHDLAVVRQVSHRIAVMHGGRIVETGDADELCERPRDPYTRALLAAAPEPVPVRAVAEAVSA, from the coding sequence ATGACCACCCCACCGCTCCTCGAAGTCCAGGGCCTGGACGTGGAGTTCACCACCCCCGACGGCGGCACCCTGTACGCCGTCCGGGACGTCTCCTTCACGCTCCGGCGGGGTGAGACCCTCGCCGTCGTCGGGGAGTCCGGCTCCGGGAAGTCCACCACCGCCCTCGCCCTGCTCCGCATGCTCCCCGGCACCGGCCGGATCACCGGCGGCGCCGTACGCCTCGACGGCGAGGACCTCGCCACCGCCGGCGAGGACCGGCTGCGGGCCGTGCGCGGTGCCCGGATCGGCATGGTCTTCCAGGACCCGATGACGGCCCTCAACCCCGTCCTCACCGTCGGCCGCCACCTCGACGAGGTGCTCCGCGCGCACGGCGGGCGCGACAAGCGGGCGCGCAAGGACCGCGCCGTCGAGCTCCTGCGCCTCGTCGGCATCCCCGACCCCGAGCGCCGCCTCGACGACCACCCGCACCAGTTCTCCGGCGGCCAGCGCCAACGCGTCCTCATCGCCATGGCCCTCGCCGGCGAACCCGACGTCCTCCTCGCCGACGAACCCACAACCGCCCTCGACGCCACCGTCCAGGACCAGATCCTCACCCTCCTCGGCGAGCTCACCCGTACCACTGGCACCGCGCTCGTCCTCATCACCCACAACATGGGCGTCGTCGCCCGCGCCTGCGAACGCGTCCTGGTCATGTACGGCGGCACCGTCGTGGAGGACGGCCCCACCGCCGAGGTCCTCACCCGACCGCGCCACCCCTACACCGCCGGCCTCCTCGCCGCCGTGCCCCGGCTCTCCGCACCCTCCGGCACCCGCCTCACCGGCATCCCCGGCACCCCGCCCGACCTGAGCCTCCCGCTCGCCGGCTGCGCCTTCGCCGCCCGCTGCGCCCTCGCCGAGGACCGCTGCCACACGGCCGTACCCCCGCTCACCGCCGTATCCACCCTCCCCGCCGTACCGCAGCCGAACGCGTCCGGCGACACCGTCCGCGTCGCCTGCCTGCCCGCCGCCGAAGGCGCCGAACGGGACGAACCGCTGTTTCCCCCGCCCCCCGCCCGCATCGACCGCCCCGCACCCGGCGCCACCGTCCTCGCCGCCGAGTCGCTGAGCAAGACGTACGGCCGCCGCCGACGCCGCTTCACCGCCCTCGACGACGTCTCCCTCACCCTCGCGGCGGGGGAGACCCTCGGCATCGTCGGCGAGTCCGGCTCCGGCAAGTCCACCCTCGCCCGGGTCCTCGCCCACGCCCACCCCGCCGACGGCGGCCGCATCCTCCTCGACGGCCGGGACGTCACCCGCCCCGGCCGCGCCGAGCTGCACGCCGTACGCCGCCGCGTCCAGATGGTCTTCCAGGACCCCTACGCCTCCCTCAATCCCCGCATGACCGTCGGCGAGATCGTCGCCGAACCACTGCGCGCCTTCGGTATCGGCGCCCCCGGGGAGCGGGCCGACCGCGTCGCGGACCTCCTCCGCCTCGTCGGCCTCGACCCGGCCGCCGCCGACCGGCACCCGCGCTCCTTCTCCGGCGGGCAGCGCCAGCGCATCGGCATCGCGCGCGCCCTCGCCCCCGAACCGGCCGTCCTCATCTGCGACGAACCCGTCTCGGCCCTCGACGTCTCCGTCCAGGCCCAGATCGTCGGCCTGCTCACCGACCTCCAGCGCGACCTGGGCCTCGCCCTCGTCTTCATCGCCCACGACCTGGCCGTCGTCCGCCAGGTCAGCCACCGCATCGCCGTCATGCACGGCGGCAGGATCGTGGAGACCGGCGACGCCGACGAGCTGTGCGAGCGCCCCCGCGACCCCTACACCCGGGCGCTGCTCGCCGCCGCGCCCGAACCCGTGCCCGTACGCGCCGTGGCCGAGGCGGTGTCCGCGTGA
- a CDS encoding ABC transporter substrate-binding protein, which translates to MTELYSSTPTALSRRTTLRAAGGGTLLLGLGLTGCRSAVSEAEAPAGKAATEPERGGTLTVAINSDFTPSLLFAQSGQSLQQRLIYNTLTRYDDQLKPQPELATSWEYAKDGRSITLKLRTGVTYHDGRPFTADDVIFAVKNLQNPVRASQLRATAAAVAGFEKHGDHELVLKLAHPVNNLFDLFEFMILTDRNSVEDAVTGKKLNGTGPFKLTKWSPGAGLGFIRNEKYWQPDRPYLDAVEFRVVPQADALLSSLRTGQSQLSFDVPGNNLATVATTPDLALGEYATGAGALYLGVNTTVAPLNDKTVRQALAWGIDRERILKQVLGGHGLASATPWPKSSPAFTEAGRTHYTYDPGKARELLKSAGHSRLDLPLLHLGLPGDTAVAEAIQYDLKQIGVQVTLQPTDPATAQKKLISQSMPALWTMGHGFAQVQPSTLAVSAYPFNEAKNTSKFRSAAYTKVVREAWTTPATGARANALRQQITDTLLDEAFIIDLVIRGSVQVSAKKLHGVTLNKFAYLNLDDAYLAG; encoded by the coding sequence ATGACCGAGCTGTACTCCTCCACGCCCACCGCCCTCTCCCGGCGCACGACCCTGCGCGCCGCGGGCGGCGGCACCCTGCTGCTCGGGCTCGGCCTCACGGGCTGCCGCTCCGCGGTCTCCGAGGCCGAGGCGCCCGCCGGCAAGGCCGCCACGGAGCCGGAGCGCGGCGGCACCCTCACCGTCGCCATCAACTCGGACTTCACACCGAGCCTGCTCTTCGCCCAGAGCGGCCAGTCGCTCCAGCAGCGGCTGATCTACAACACCCTCACCCGGTACGACGACCAGCTGAAGCCGCAGCCCGAACTCGCCACCTCCTGGGAGTACGCGAAGGACGGCCGCAGCATCACGCTCAAGCTGCGCACCGGCGTGACCTACCACGACGGTCGGCCGTTCACCGCCGACGACGTGATCTTCGCGGTGAAGAACCTTCAGAATCCGGTCCGAGCCTCGCAGTTGAGGGCGACGGCCGCCGCCGTCGCCGGTTTCGAGAAGCATGGCGACCACGAACTCGTGCTCAAGCTCGCCCACCCGGTGAACAACCTGTTCGACCTCTTCGAGTTCATGATCCTCACCGACCGGAACAGCGTCGAGGACGCCGTCACCGGCAAGAAGCTCAACGGCACGGGCCCCTTCAAGCTGACCAAGTGGAGCCCCGGCGCCGGTCTCGGCTTCATCCGGAACGAGAAGTACTGGCAGCCCGACCGTCCCTACCTGGACGCCGTCGAGTTCCGCGTCGTACCCCAGGCCGACGCCCTGCTCTCCTCCCTCCGCACCGGCCAGTCCCAGCTCTCCTTCGACGTCCCCGGCAACAACCTCGCCACCGTCGCCACCACCCCCGATCTCGCCCTCGGCGAGTACGCCACCGGAGCCGGAGCCCTGTACCTCGGCGTCAACACCACCGTGGCCCCGCTGAACGACAAGACCGTCCGGCAGGCCCTCGCCTGGGGCATCGACCGCGAGCGCATCCTCAAGCAGGTCCTCGGCGGTCACGGTCTCGCCTCCGCCACCCCCTGGCCCAAGTCCTCGCCCGCCTTCACCGAGGCCGGCCGCACCCACTACACGTACGACCCCGGCAAGGCCCGCGAACTCCTCAAGTCCGCCGGTCACTCCCGGCTCGACCTCCCGCTGCTGCATCTCGGCCTGCCCGGCGACACCGCGGTCGCCGAAGCGATCCAGTACGACCTCAAGCAGATCGGCGTCCAGGTCACCCTCCAGCCCACCGACCCGGCCACCGCCCAGAAGAAGCTCATCTCCCAGTCCATGCCCGCCCTCTGGACCATGGGCCACGGCTTCGCCCAGGTGCAGCCCTCCACCCTCGCCGTCAGCGCCTACCCCTTCAACGAGGCCAAGAACACCTCGAAGTTCCGCTCCGCCGCCTACACGAAGGTCGTCCGCGAAGCCTGGACCACCCCCGCGACCGGCGCCCGCGCCAACGCGCTGCGGCAGCAGATCACCGACACCCTCCTCGACGAGGCGTTCATCATCGACCTCGTCATCCGCGGCTCCGTCCAGGTCTCCGCGAAGAAGCTGCACGGCGTCACCCTCAACAAGTTCGCCTACCTCAACCTCGACGACGCCTACCTGGCGGGCTGA
- a CDS encoding carboxylesterase/lipase family protein: MSTIVTTARGPVRGERRADGSLRFLGIPYAQPPVGELRFAAPVPPVPWSEPLEATAYGPTAQRRPFAEVTTIPEPSIPGAGVLNLNVFTPDADPEAGLPVLVWIHGGGYVAGSAASPWYDGAAFNRDGVVLVSIGYRLGIEGFLHLEGAPDNRGVRDWIAALEWVRDNIAAFGGDPAKVTVAGQSAGGGAVQTLLAVPSAQGLFRGALSVSGAVMRPDGPEVARAAARLFTSRTGVPATAAALRDLTDDELLDLQDRMSEPGPDREGLPPMLALAPFADGDLIPVPVLDALTTGDAGADVPLMLGFTEDEFSMFPAPGPDGPPLSVLLGGLGLDPARADDFAEAYAAGGEERYFGQALTDTVFRAPSLAVADARAARERPTWFYEFRWRSPALGLAFHCLDLPFAFDLLDAEGVAAVAGDAPPRSLADAMHRAWVAFVTDQDPGADWPRYTSAERATKIWDAEPRIAADPVHRVRALWLD, from the coding sequence ATGAGCACCATCGTCACCACCGCCCGAGGACCCGTGCGCGGCGAGCGCCGTGCGGACGGCAGTCTGCGTTTCCTGGGGATCCCGTACGCGCAGCCGCCGGTGGGCGAGCTGCGGTTCGCGGCTCCGGTGCCGCCGGTGCCGTGGTCGGAGCCGCTGGAGGCGACGGCGTACGGGCCGACGGCCCAGCGGCGGCCGTTCGCGGAGGTCACGACGATCCCGGAGCCGTCGATCCCGGGGGCGGGGGTACTGAACCTGAACGTGTTCACGCCCGATGCCGACCCGGAGGCAGGCCTGCCGGTCCTGGTGTGGATCCACGGCGGGGGATACGTGGCGGGTTCGGCGGCGAGTCCCTGGTACGACGGGGCCGCGTTCAACCGGGACGGCGTCGTGCTCGTGTCGATCGGCTACCGGCTGGGCATCGAGGGGTTCCTCCACCTGGAGGGCGCGCCGGACAACCGGGGGGTACGGGACTGGATCGCGGCCCTGGAATGGGTGCGGGACAACATCGCGGCCTTCGGCGGCGACCCGGCCAAGGTGACCGTCGCCGGGCAGTCGGCGGGCGGCGGCGCCGTACAGACCCTGCTCGCCGTCCCCTCCGCCCAGGGCCTGTTCCGGGGCGCACTGTCCGTCTCCGGCGCGGTCATGCGGCCCGACGGCCCCGAGGTCGCCCGCGCCGCGGCCCGGCTCTTCACCTCCCGCACCGGCGTCCCCGCCACCGCCGCCGCCCTCCGCGACCTGACCGACGACGAACTCCTCGACCTCCAGGACCGCATGTCCGAACCGGGCCCCGACCGCGAGGGCCTGCCGCCGATGCTGGCCCTCGCCCCCTTCGCCGACGGCGACCTGATCCCCGTACCCGTCCTGGACGCCCTGACGACGGGCGACGCGGGCGCCGACGTGCCGCTGATGCTCGGCTTCACCGAGGACGAGTTCTCGATGTTCCCCGCGCCCGGCCCCGACGGCCCGCCGCTGTCCGTCCTCCTCGGGGGGCTCGGCCTCGACCCCGCCAGGGCCGACGACTTCGCCGAGGCGTACGCGGCGGGCGGTGAGGAACGGTACTTCGGCCAGGCGCTGACGGACACCGTCTTCCGCGCCCCGAGCCTCGCCGTCGCGGACGCCCGCGCCGCGCGTGAACGGCCCACCTGGTTCTACGAGTTCCGCTGGCGGTCCCCGGCGCTCGGGCTCGCCTTCCACTGCCTGGACCTGCCCTTCGCCTTCGACCTCCTCGACGCCGAGGGCGTCGCGGCCGTCGCCGGGGACGCGCCGCCGCGCTCGCTCGCCGACGCGATGCACCGGGCCTGGGTCGCCTTCGTCACCGACCAGGACCCGGGCGCCGACTGGCCGCGCTACACCTCCGCGGAACGCGCCACGAAGATCTGGGACGCGGAGCCCCGGATCGCCGCGGACCCCGTGCACCGGGTCCGCGCACTCTGGCTCGACTGA
- a CDS encoding ABC transporter permease, translating to MTTLTKPASPRARRPRHGYRAALGTARGRTGLALVAAVVLAGLLAPLLAGHGPTDQSGLALAVPGTPGHPLGTDDLGRDLLARLLYGIRADLGIIAAAVPLGAALGCLLALAAAVHPVLDTVVQRTFDLILAFPGLILALAVTAILGPGRLPVVLVIALAEIPVFGRLLRTGILVQRGREYVTAARVGGTSGGRILTRHILPNAADPLVVQIAVSLTVAVFVEGAMSFLGVGVRPPEPTLGAVLSQSMPYLAQAPHFAAGPLVTVTALVLGLSLTAEALNREIRR from the coding sequence ATGACCACGCTCACCAAGCCCGCTTCGCCCCGCGCGCGTCGCCCCCGCCACGGCTACCGCGCCGCCCTCGGCACCGCCCGCGGCCGCACCGGTCTCGCCCTCGTCGCCGCCGTCGTCCTCGCGGGGCTCCTCGCCCCGCTCCTCGCCGGACACGGCCCCACCGACCAGAGCGGCCTGGCGCTCGCCGTGCCCGGCACCCCCGGCCACCCGCTCGGCACCGACGACCTGGGCCGCGACCTCCTCGCCCGCCTCCTGTACGGCATCCGCGCGGACCTCGGCATCATCGCCGCCGCCGTCCCGCTCGGCGCCGCCCTCGGCTGCCTCCTCGCCCTGGCCGCCGCCGTACACCCGGTCCTCGACACCGTCGTCCAGCGGACCTTCGACCTGATCCTCGCCTTCCCCGGACTGATCCTCGCGCTCGCCGTGACCGCGATCCTCGGCCCCGGCCGGCTGCCCGTGGTCCTCGTCATCGCCCTCGCCGAGATCCCCGTCTTCGGACGGCTCCTGCGCACCGGCATCCTCGTCCAGCGCGGCCGGGAGTACGTGACGGCCGCCCGCGTCGGCGGCACCTCCGGCGGCCGGATCCTCACCCGGCACATCCTGCCCAACGCCGCCGACCCGCTCGTCGTCCAGATCGCCGTCTCCCTCACCGTCGCCGTCTTCGTCGAAGGCGCCATGAGCTTCCTCGGCGTCGGCGTCCGGCCCCCCGAGCCCACCCTCGGAGCCGTCCTCAGCCAGTCCATGCCCTACCTCGCCCAGGCCCCGCACTTCGCCGCCGGACCGCTCGTGACCGTGACCGCGCTCGTCCTCGGCCTCTCCCTGACCGCCGAGGCACTGAACCGGGAGATACGCCGATGA
- a CDS encoding ABC transporter permease, whose amino-acid sequence MRGYLLRRLPSALLVLLAASFLAFAVLRLVPGDPAAVLAGPDASAETEAVIRARLGLDAPLPTQYVRWLGDLLTGDLGPSYAIGGRTADLIGDGLGATVELTLGALLFVVVLGAAFGILGATARNRWVLGTVRVLTTGALAVPPFVTGVLLVLLFSVLLGVLPPGGRVPLLTAPDLGVQYLLLPSLCLALPSAAVLGRYLEDGIERALAEDYVRTATAAGIAPRRLLLRHALPNALPPVVTLLGMQTGYLLGGAVLVEAIFAWPGLGQLAEQALIRRDYPVVQDLLLLLVTVFVLVQLLTDLVHAWLDPRIRWE is encoded by the coding sequence ATGCGCGGCTACCTGCTCCGGAGACTCCCCTCCGCCCTCCTCGTCCTCCTCGCCGCCTCCTTCCTCGCCTTCGCCGTCCTCCGACTCGTCCCCGGCGACCCGGCCGCCGTCCTCGCCGGACCCGACGCGAGCGCCGAGACCGAGGCCGTGATCCGGGCGCGCCTCGGCCTCGACGCGCCCCTGCCCACCCAGTACGTCCGCTGGCTCGGCGACCTCCTCACCGGCGACCTCGGACCGTCCTACGCGATCGGCGGCCGGACCGCCGACCTCATCGGCGACGGACTCGGCGCCACCGTCGAACTCACCCTCGGGGCCCTGCTGTTCGTCGTCGTCCTCGGCGCCGCCTTCGGCATCCTCGGCGCGACCGCCCGCAACCGCTGGGTCCTCGGCACCGTACGCGTCCTCACGACCGGTGCCCTCGCCGTGCCGCCCTTCGTCACCGGTGTCCTCCTCGTCCTCCTCTTCTCCGTCCTCCTCGGCGTCCTGCCCCCGGGCGGCCGCGTCCCCCTTCTCACCGCACCCGACCTCGGCGTCCAGTACCTGCTGCTGCCCTCGCTCTGCCTCGCCCTGCCCAGCGCCGCCGTCCTCGGCCGCTACCTCGAGGACGGCATCGAACGCGCCCTCGCCGAGGACTACGTCCGCACCGCCACCGCCGCCGGCATCGCCCCCCGCCGCCTCCTGCTGAGGCACGCCCTGCCCAACGCCCTCCCGCCCGTCGTCACCCTTCTCGGCATGCAGACCGGCTACCTCCTCGGCGGCGCCGTCCTCGTCGAGGCGATCTTCGCCTGGCCCGGCCTCGGACAGCTCGCCGAACAAGCCCTGATCCGCCGCGACTACCCCGTCGTCCAGGACCTCCTGCTCCTCCTCGTCACCGTCTTCGTCCTCGTCCAGCTCCTCACCGACCTCGTCCACGCCTGGCTCGACCCCCGGATCAGGTGGGAGTGA